ATAAGTCCATTCACGATGCGCCTGACGATCACGATGCCGGGGGACTTCCTCCTTCCAGACTCGTAATCGCTGATGACCGAGGGGGAAACCCTGAGCTTCCTCGCCAGCTCCTGCTGGGAGATCGCGAACTCCTCCCTCCATTTCCTTATGGTCTTTCCAGCGTCGTCCGAGAGAGTGATTTCTCCTGCGATCTTTTCCCTCAGCTCTTCACGCATGTTGGATGGTAGATTCTAAGTATATTTAAATTTGTCGAATTCCGAATACGACATAATTCGAATTCATGTGAAAAACGACATTGTCCAGGCATTAACCGCAAATCAACGATTCACATCCGTTTTTCGATCGAGAGATGCGATGATCTCCGTTAGATCAGGGCTGACGGCGGGTTGGTCCGCCACCCACTTGTATGTGATGCATCCATCCTTCTGTATCACGAATATCGCCCTGTTCGAAAATCTCTTGAGAAGTCCGTTCTCGTTCTCTATGAAGACCCCGAAGAGCTTTGACGCCTTACCGTTGGCATCGCTGAGCATGCGGAATGGGACCTTCATCTTGCCCCCCCATCCTCTATGGGAGCGTATCGAATCGGTGTTTATCCAGACAACCCTGTAGCCGCGCGAATCGAACTCTTTCTTGGCCTCCTTGAACTCCCTCATCTCGATTGAGCATACCACTCCAAAATCCGCTGGGTAGAATACCAGAACTATGGGGCCCGACTTAAGCTCCTCGCCCAGGTTGAACCATTGCTCATTGGCATCCATGACCCTGAAATCCGGAGCTTCCTCTCCGGTGCATAGGTGGGAGTCGGGCCTTTGGCGCATGATACCTCAAAAGGAGCAAGAGGTAGATAACTTCAATCCCCCGACATGATTACGGGTGACCTTTTACCAGGTCACGGACGGCCTCCATGACCTCCTCGTAATTGGGTTCGTAAGCGGGATCATGAGCGACCCAGCGAAATCTTATCTCCATTTCCTTATCGACCAGGAAGACAGCTCGATTTGCCAGTTTGAAGTACAGCTCGTCCTCCATAAGCACCCCGTACTCCTTAGCAACCTTGCCTTCCTCATCGCTGAGCAATTTGAAGGGGATCTTCAGCTTTCCCTTCCATACTCCATGCAGGGGGGGATCGTCGACGCTAATGCCTACGAATTGCACTCCCAGGTCATCGAACTCGTCCTTGTACTTCACGAACGTCTTCATCACGATGTTGCACATGATGCCGAAGTCCGAAACATAGAAGTGCACGACCACCGGACCATTCTTGACTTCTTGGCTCAATCTGAAATCGCAAGTTGGCGAACCAGGAAGGCAGAAATCTGGAGCTTTCATTCCAACCTTGAGGTGAGAATCTGGCTGGATGGTCATTGGACTTGGAATACATTGCCACCTAATGAAATGCACCATTGCCGATCAGCGGAAAATGCATACGGTCAATCCCTGATCCTTGGTTCGTCCCAGTAAGAGCAAGTGCCTGTCTCGCATCGGAATGACTGTTTGGAGAGACCGCTCCTGATCGCGATCAATGAGCATCCAACGATAATGATGGCTGAGATTACAACGATAATAATCGCGGTCTGGTCCGAGGCCATCATGCTCTGGGAGGGATCGAACCCAAGAAGATCCCAAAGGAAATCCAAGAGGCTCTCTCCGGTGGTGATGTGGGCACCCATCGAACCCGTGATACCGATTAGTACGATGCCGATGAGGGACAGACCGGCGTAGAGTCCAGCCATAGCGGGACAGGTCCACAATCCCCTGCCGAAGCGGAGGCGGATGAAGACCGCTCCTGCCCATATTGTCGTTGCTGCCGCGGTCATCACGATCTTGTTCATTGCCTCAGGAGATCCTAATAGCATATCGGTTGACCAGGCAATGGATCCGGTGATCGCGGAGAGCAGCAGTGCAACCACTCCGAGTAAAGCTGCGACGATTCCCGCAGCTTCCAGGTAACCTCTTGTCTTCCTGGCGAAGTTCAGAAGGAACTTGGGTCGTTCCAACCAGCATACTATCTGGAGAAGGAATGTGCCCCCGATCCCGATGAAGGCAAGGACCAGGAAACCAGTGTGAAGTTCTGCGGTCATAGTGTGCAACGAGCTCATACTGACCAATCAACCACCACCTCTGAGTCTGTCCCTGGCGTAGAGGACCAATAGGGTCAGTAAAGACACAAGAGCGAGTGAGGCCATGATCCCCGCGGTCATGTTAAGACCAAGATTGCCAAGCACATCATCGTCGCCCAAATTGTTCACAGTTACATTGACTGTAGCAGAATGGGCAGCATCCATGCTGTCGTGGGCGATCACCTCGATGATGTGATTTCCATTTGCGTACTCCTTGGTGTCCAGAATCCATGAGTATGGATTCTCGTATTTCGTCGTAACTAATTCCCAGTCAACGATTAGGTTGACTGACTCTATAGTCACATCGGACCAGGAGGGAACGGTCACGATAGCGGTGATGATGATGGAGTCCCCCACGCTCGAGCCATGAACAGGCTCCAGGATTTGAACGACGACCTGTTCCGATACAGGTTCACCCACCTGGAACAGAATCGGCCCAGCGGCCTTTGAGTATAAGGTATCGCCAGCATGCACCACCTTTGAATAAATCGGATAGGTGTCATTTTCCATGGGCGCCTCTAATACCCAAAGGAAAGAAGCCTCACCATCATACTCTGGATCCTTGTAATAGTTGTACTGGGTCTCGCCACTTGGATCCGTGAGAATTGTCCATCCATTTTCGGTGGGAAGACTTCCCTCCTCTGCGGTGTTGGAGGAGATAAGCGCTCCTAGCTCGTCACCTGAGATCTCCCCGGTAACGTTCACCCAAACCCTGACAGGCTGGTTGGGTGAAATGATGCCGCCAGTGGGATTTGATTCCATGGTAACGGTGACCGTACTCTCCACCTCGTGGCAGCTGGTTGCACCGTACTCCTGATTACCTGAGTAGGAACCATAGGAGGAGGCGAGTGGTGAGAGTGCGACCATCAATGCAATGGTCAAGATAGCCAGACCAGTGAAGAGATATTTGCCCATCGTACAAAGCCCCTAGATCAGGAAGGGAAATGTGTATCTTCGGGCCTTAATGTTTTGCTGAGCATATCGCTGGAAATCCATTTGCGATGATGTTCGAGATTACAGGGTTAACGGGGTAAATAATAATCATGACCGATTCCTAGTATCATCATGGGTTGTATCAAATGGATTGGGCGGTCATCCTTCTCTCCTCAGCAATCATATTCACGGCGGCATTGGTGCACGCTATCGCCGGATTCGGCTTCGCCCAGGTATCCATGGGGCTACTGCCCTTGATAAGAAGTGCCAGCTCAGCCTCTATAGTCTTCACCTTTCTGGCCATTGTCACCAACACTAGGGTGTGGTGGAGCGTCCGGGAGCATTTCAGATGGAAAGAGTGGATAGTGCCCATAGTTGGGCTTGCCGCGGGACTGCCCATAGGCGTCTTGTTCTTCAAGGAGATGAACGAGGATGCGATAAGAATGGCCATCGCCTTGGTGCTGCTCATCGGCGTGGTGCTATTGGCCACGGTGCGGCTCTCTGATAGAGCCAAGAGGAGAATCGAGGAGTCGGATTATAGGCCGGGCAAAATCACGGGTGTGATCGTGGGTTTTATCGCAGGAATACTTGGTGGGTCGGTGGCCATTCCCGGTCCGCCCATGATCCTCTATGGGGCCTTCATGGTCTACGCTGGAATATGGAAGAACGAGGAGATGAAGGCAATATTCACCGCCTTCTTCGGAAGCTTGATGGCATACAGGGCTACCATTTTGATAGTCAGCGGTGACGTGACTCTTACCTATCTTGCGGAGGCGTTAGTGCTAGTGGTCCCGCTACTTATAGGTGCGTGGGTGGGAATCAGGATATTCGATAGGGTCCCGGCTGACAAGTTCCGCTGGTTGGTCCTGGCCATGCTGACTATCAACGCTATAATCCTGGTGATGACCTCCCTACCTGAATGATTGAGAGAAGACCAAATGGATGGTTGACCAACATGTATATAAATGGAGGCGTGATTTTGGGGGCAATCGATCAGGGGGCTGTGGGGTAACTTGGTTATCCTTGTGGCTTCGGGAGTCATAGATTCCGGTTCAAATCCGGGCAGCCCCACTAGTTCACTATCCCGATCATTATTTTTCGGCAATATCACAAGGTCAAGGGTTTGAGGTCTAGAATGAAAGTCCTCATTCCTCTTTCCTCTTTCAATATCAAGATCCAGGCTCTAATTCTCTTGAAGGTCAAGGAATATGAAGATGAAACAATCCAGAAGTTGGAATGACAGATATAAAAAAAAGAGAATAAGGTGTTTAGTGGGATACTACAATGCCACCGCCAAGATCATCATACCCAGATACCCATACAAGGAAATCTGGTCCGGGAAGGTCTATTTGCATTTGGACAGTGTAGTAATGATCGCCTGAGGGATTAACCCAGTCTTCAAGTGTCATTGTGAATGCGTACTCACCAATTTTCTCTTGGTCAACGGAGACCCGGGCAATCCCATAGAGCCAGTAGAGCCCTGTGTTGGGCACTTTGACCTGACCGTCATCTATTGTCAGGATCGCCTTCAGAGTGCCATCTGAGTAGTTCTTGTCCATGAATGAACCCTGGCCTCTCCATTCCTCCTTCTTGAGGTCGTACATTCCTACGACGCCGAAGTAACATTCATGTCCTATCAAATCGAGAGTTGTGCCTGGCTTATTCTCGGAGATGAACCATCCCCCTG
This region of Methanomassiliicoccales archaeon genomic DNA includes:
- a CDS encoding redoxin domain-containing protein, yielding MRQRPDSHLCTGEEAPDFRVMDANEQWFNLGEELKSGPIVLVFYPADFGVVCSIEMREFKEAKKEFDSRGYRVVWINTDSIRSHRGWGGKMKVPFRMLSDANGKASKLFGVFIENENGLLKRFSNRAIFVIQKDGCITYKWVADQPAVSPDLTEIIASLDRKTDVNR
- a CDS encoding sulfite exporter TauE/SafE family protein; protein product: MDWAVILLSSAIIFTAALVHAIAGFGFAQVSMGLLPLIRSASSASIVFTFLAIVTNTRVWWSVREHFRWKEWIVPIVGLAAGLPIGVLFFKEMNEDAIRMAIALVLLIGVVLLATVRLSDRAKRRIEESDYRPGKITGVIVGFIAGILGGSVAIPGPPMILYGAFMVYAGIWKNEEMKAIFTAFFGSLMAYRATILIVSGDVTLTYLAEALVLVVPLLIGAWVGIRIFDRVPADKFRWLVLAMLTINAIILVMTSLPE
- a CDS encoding redoxin domain-containing protein: MTIQPDSHLKVGMKAPDFCLPGSPTCDFRLSQEVKNGPVVVHFYVSDFGIMCNIVMKTFVKYKDEFDDLGVQFVGISVDDPPLHGVWKGKLKIPFKLLSDEEGKVAKEYGVLMEDELYFKLANRAVFLVDKEMEIRFRWVAHDPAYEPNYEEVMEAVRDLVKGHP